The following are encoded in a window of Podospora pseudoanserina strain CBS 124.78 chromosome 6, whole genome shotgun sequence genomic DNA:
- a CDS encoding hypothetical protein (COG:S; EggNog:ENOG503P1RI), whose protein sequence is MSASDSLPVYDGPKCRICCDLMPNRQIPLPNGKWVDVQKQGKMTLSLAVWLSDVYESAKTCVNCKVMIEALECFEGKEPRLEDEMFTVDGRVGTSLKLEYNLADDEYLRFIEVFSDTESESCLGRATLIEVDIDPRKAAEIAKRRLRECIDSHDECRVGRRGFIPTRVVDVGTGDGLPRLVETTEDMKDTDYVALSYCWGLAQSLTTTKAILPKRLEGIPWEDIPKTLHEAIEFVQHLGLSYIWIDALCIIQDDGLDWEKEAAQMKNVYENALFTLSATSAPDVATGCFLARNNPVHELHSAKPQHTYYARRPCFDTHSKLFSYSVDTEIEMDNYPAMKRGWIYQERLLSQRILYCAYDELIWECRNTITCECNPTSLHRHHGGNAIVSYKRQMGHLSDPTQFNKKNSSCFPIIDLWLSLVQSYSQRVFTKYTDRLIALSGIAQKFQPLSIGNYYAGIWSSEIHHQLAWTRDANPKALRVKEAARIPGSPSWSWCSINQPCVFDDVMNPPRISTRLTALNYKAELSSPDPTGPVSYARLTLSGPCIEAKIVLGPPVEENPSSPLKAYISLCNKQYLITPDIPQWHNAPQSADSLAASDEVSCLEIYITKKGFKDNVNVKPDSPWDDPEHPDQYYNYRFPWLVLKWSPPHDAYRRVGIVNFANRPSFDQEEQAPGEMMRHAAMRVVDIV, encoded by the exons ATGTCGGCCTCAGACTCATTACCGGTTTACGATGGGCCAAAATGCCGCATTTGTTGCGATTTAATGCCCAACAGACAGATTCCCCTGCCCAACGGCAAATGGGTCGATGTCCAGAAACAGGGGAAAATGACGCTTTCACTGGCTGTCTGGTTAAGTGATGTTTACGAATCGGCCAAGACGTGCGTCAATTGTAAGGTCATGATTGAAGCATTGGAATGTTTTGAAGGAAAGGAGCCAaggttggaggatgagatgtTTACTGTTGATGGCCGGGTTGGGACGTCGCTCAAGCTCGAGTACAATCTCGCTGATGACGAATATTTGAGGTTTATTGAAGTATTCTCTGATACTG AATCGGAGAGTTGTCTGGGTAGGGCGACGTTGATAGAGGTTGATATTGACccgaggaaggcggcggagatTGCGAAAAGACGATTGAGGGAGTGTATTGATTCTCATGATGAGTGtagggtggggaggaggggattcATTCCTACGAGAGTTGTGGATGTTGGTACTGGGGATGGTCTGCCGCGGTTAGTTGAGACCACGGAGGATATGAAAGACACTGACTACGTTGCTTTGAGTTattgttgggggttggccCAGTCCCTTACAACGACCAAAGCGATATTGCCAAAGAGGCTTGAGGGTATTCCGTGGGAAGATATACCCAAGACCCTGCACGAGGCGATCGAATTTGTACAACACCTGGGCCTATCGTATATATGGATTGATGCCCTCTGCATCATCCAGGATGATGGTTTAGattgggagaaggaggcagCTCAGATGAAAAACGTCTACGAGAACGCCTTGTTCACGCTCTCTGCCACGTCTGCCCCCGATGTTGCTACCGGTTGCTTCCTAGCCCGAAATAATCCCGTTCACGAACTGCACTCGGCGAAGCCGCAGCATACCTACTACGCTCGTCGTCCCTGTTTTGACACCCACAGCAAGCTTTTCTCCTACTCCGTCGACACCGAGATTGAAATGGACAACTACCCCGCTATGAAACGGGGTTGGATCTATCAAGAGCGTCTTCTCTCGCAACGAATCCTCTATTGCGCCTATGATGAGTTGATCTGGGAGTGCCGGAATACGATCACATGCGAGTGTAACCCGACAAGCCTTCATCGTCACCACGGAGGCAACGCCATCGTTAGCTACAAGCGTCAAATGGGACACCTCTCCGATCCTACACAgttcaacaaaaaaaactCCTCTTGTTTCCCTATCATCGATCTGTGGCTCAGCCTCGTGCAGAGCTATTCCCAGAGAGTCTTCACAAAATATACCGACCGCCTCATTGCTCTTTCTGGTATCGCTCAGAAATTCCAGCCTCTCAGCATAGGGAATTACTACGCGGGCATCTGGTCTTCGgaaatccaccaccaactaGCCTGGACTCGCGATGCCAACCCCAAGGCATTACGCGTCAAGGAAGCGGCCCGAATCCCTGGTTCTCCTTCCTGGTCCTGGTGTTCCATCAACCAACCCTGCGTATTCGACGACGTCATGAACCCTCCCCGCATCAGCACCCGTCTCACAGCCCTAAACTACAAAGCCGAGCTCTCCAGCCCCGACCCTACCGGCCCAGTCTCATATGCCCGGCTGACCCTCTCCGGCCCCTGCATCGAAGCAAAAATCGTCCTCGGCCCTCCCGTAGAAGAGAACCCCAGCAGCCCCCTCAAAGCATACATCTCCCTCTGCAACAAACAATATCTCATAACGCCCGACATCCCCCAATGGCACAACGCCCCTCAGTCAGCCGACTCCTTAGCTGCCTCGGACGAAGTCTCCTGCCTAGAAATCTACATCACCAAAAAGGGGTTCAAGGACAACGTAAACGTCAAACCTGACTCTCCATGGGACGACCCAGAGCACCCGGATCAATACTACAATTACCGATTCCCATGGCTGGTTCTCAAATGGTCACCCCCGCATGATGCGTACCGCCGTGTGGGGATCGTCAACTTTGCAAATCGACCTTCGTTTGaccaggaggagcaggcgcctggggagatgatgaggcaTGCGGCGATGAGGGTCGTGGATATTGTTTAA
- the TAO3 gene encoding Cell morphogenesis protein PAG1 (EggNog:ENOG503NYAG; COG:S; BUSCO:EOG092601YK), whose amino-acid sequence MQEVTSEKWAPSQTTLPDHEPLKFSPRAVTRLDEEDEDWQRTLRPAVLEPRSVAHSRESSLDKFQRTHPHVPPPRGALGGVIERVVDPRAASYGHHRQTSIVHGIGIHHSRNGSLASSSSSPLSPQMIAAAGAGLTPDRTDMHIQAFSRTEGDTGPGSRPVTALSNATTAVLNPGPGYPERTSSATDMSGAPAQTRGTLERMHSGSGRSRRDHSHHHSHSSRVSKDEQKTVGEYALHVLFTSFIAQAEEKLNECITAPFEPEPNVEHICGPGADPAFDQLIVALGHISKQKPKPLIDSMMLWRKSKSEAAGEARGQLHQHARINPAPHPGLLQRRNTEPVQPMSAQGGPEAGGQMGLAARQDFVAQAERRSTVSIYVLCRVLLEVMSQSTLASITPEMEEKLESIIFGQLKMSETEQLMLSPLKLANWNLFAQLLGVMSDIDFNSVTARFVTDLDRSLQELAARSPHVESRLELVLGGMKHLRIKTSPAAAWDQSCDFMASLGKLFGRSKGGRVKSAFCQVLEMLMLPIAAEANNSDIAHPKWAEVLSTICPRLAEIMAKPRHWIYAFPLTATMLCVSPPETFVSQWNQLIYPLPPKLKDRETRPICMQVVSRLVWTYLYRTTESNNGPTKRLDDVMRTVLPNPKKPYSAIDTAVVEPLIQIIRFVGYKHPEHCFKTIIFPLISADLFEKKDRELRIEQLDPDRMVVGIRAFLTVMADLEKGDKGKPPFPQVYAHTHAHEVMTPTSPVLQSPVGAPTVPPAALSAGEKLSKPVMISSLTREVRANYNKFCEILNKITIICDNTFGGQAALDEKFERFNSPGPKTPITETFNFSRRDDHSNPQDQKQAFYELLHVAVQAIPRCLSPDIPIPFNTLINLLCTGTAHVQSNIAESSAQSLKAIARQSHAHQVTMGFARFIFNFDDRYSTMSDGGMLGPGHIEKTLMLYIELLHIWIEEIKQKTREATTENGEPTGDKRGIKLDLSSVWAEVDQVEAHGLFFLCSQSRRVRYHAVNVLRLIREFDGVLRKPGGGGQETQRLIDILENDSMQVMNFNDEQLSVAERSRQQRGMQTNSQGALIELCTSDMSYDTTLWFKIFPNFIRIAFDKCPFTITLTRDLVCERILQLYKVITVLSEPSRGLYYNDINSARLTAKTPTSQQEGVVEQWKLYLVFACTTLADPGSGPNGASNGQHGRKGSTAAEKIGSARTLFKYLNPLLSVSSASIREAVVIAMGSINVHIYRTLLEELQGHVGRCNDDARQRIHQRTNSSPRRNRKMDILRTEITHVYKLTSHFLKQQEVYQDEWILNNLVGYAKDLKIFLMDGEVQMDWEFQKLRRHYCGLMEELFEGINRTNDPSRWMTFEARKSAFALMEDWCGFSPNQPQIRQREDNMRKSVIDQKAVGERGTVTAAMEIEKRNLRTAALSAMASLCGGPISLTTDGSSSRQFDVRRMLAWIEAIFNSGSDRMNVIGRRALKNLIVHNQEFVYLLEHCISRCYLAEVPKVLESYFTVVTEVILEHPKNPCPFWKLLGLCLFMLGNDQSKIRSKAAHLLRALEERQPQPKSSKLQDFDISISDKTKAVYKLAQFEISKRLAKRHTELAFHIFSEFTFYFKEQQGSAQRNIVAVILPWVQSVELKVDPNGGPIAQSYVLLANLLELTIKSSAALHNEVQALWQALATGPHPGNVRLILDFIMSLCLERREQNFVEYAKQIVVFLASTSITPGNKVVEFLLSQITPKTMVPNEKREASPPPPDNIEKLPYYADLAVVLPVGTKQAGFSLGQLSLILLVDLMVAPVSLTAENVPNLLQVVTVLWDHYTPLVQEQAREMLVHLIHELVISQLDDDAPVEKRKSIEDLIDAIRRHDRSVVWGYEDSNGKVNEHDNKVPPSMEYLTTEVVKTFELTFPGIKDQWGRLSLTWATSCPVRHLACRSFQIFRCILTSLDQHMLGDMLARLSNTIADEDMEIQSFSMEILTTFKTLIVKLDAEKLLALPQLFWTTCACLESINECEFLEAVEILNEFLDKLDFGSANVRRLLYDGQPSKWDGPFEGLQPLLYKGLRSSTCLDSTLRTLERLVQLPSDALIGDDTRLFFTIIANLPRLLNVIDQKILEEEVVQTANSLMSVAYERELRSIALVLDKYLANMYSSGEDFVSQMLAALQDYFLPALDFHMIAMLMGFLTNATAWVKIKTMRILRVIIPEVDMRKPEIASHGSDMISPLLRLLQTEYCMEALEVLDNIMTMSGSTMDKQHLRMSMTRPTSKAVRKEYERTQSLFGIPETSGWAIPMPAKKTDSTRANIHAAFYMCQLIEGIAAEPTPTPEVEFHNDEFPYGYFSTSDRADTMMSDDIRDNPPMGDLVSKLDSLDDFFDDLSTSPPSDGRSSRTVTEFSPDAFESDAQLYDEQILPILHQASSNTSSMSFQNGFADRPSFVLPTNGLVAANTMTPGAFSVTMTGTGGGPGPANITPPSAILRPGLHARSVTSPSAPYHHQLDFASEDEHDTPQQQDFVEDVFSDGDDERPTTDGGNGNSSPFFLESMIRKGGLRGRLRGVGTGGTRERLPSVQGVSPRSQQQSRAPSAMGGEGFEGAREQGMVLQQRLQMGGFGGQGFGNRELL is encoded by the exons ATGCAAGAAGTGACGTCTGAAAAATGG GCTCCGTCTCAAACGACGTTGCCTGACCACGAGCCACTGAAGTTCTCGCCCCGCGCCGTCACCAGACtagatgaggaggacgaagactGGCAGAGAACCTTACGGCCCGCCGTCCTTGAACCGAGGAGCGTTGCGCATTCCCGAGAATCGTCCCTCGACAAGTTTCAACGCACCCACCCACATGTGCCGCCGCCTCGGGGTGCCCTGGGAGGCGTTATTGAGCGAGTTGTTGATCCCAGAGCTGCCTCGTACGGCCATCACCGCCAGACCTCGATTGTTCATGGCATAGGAATCCATCACTCGAGGAACGGCAGCCTTGCCAGCTCTTCCTCGAGCCCTCTCAGCCCGCAGATGATTGCTGCCGCTGGCGCAGGTCTCACACCTGATAGGACGGATATGCATATTCAAGCCTTCTCACGGACGGAGGGTGATACCGGGCCAGGATCACGCCCTGTTACTGCTCTCTCCAATGCTACGACAGCGGTCCTGAACCCGGGGCCTGGTTATCCCGAAAGAACTTCATCGGCAACTGATATGTCAGGCGCCCCAGCACAAACCAGGGGAACTCTGGAGAGAATGCACAGTGGCAGTGGGCGGTCACGCCGTGATCATTCTCACCATCATTCGCATTCATCACGGGTTTCCAAGGATGAGCAAAAGACCGTGGGGGAATACGCGCTCCATGTGCTTTTCACCTCGTTCATTGCCCAGGCAGAAGAAAAGCTGAACGAGTGTATAACGGCCCCGTTCGAACCGGAGCCGAATGTCGAACATATCTGCGGGCCAGGGGCGGACCCTGCGTTTGACCAACTCATTGTAGCTCTTGGGCACATCTCCAAGCAGAAGCCAAAGCCATTGATCGATAGTATGATGCTATGGCGCAAGAGTAAGAGCGAAGCGGCCGGTGAAGCCCGAGGACAGCTACACCAGCATGCTCGTATCAATCCTGCACCCCATCCTGGACTATTACAACGACGCAACACGGAACCTGTACAGCCCATGTCCGCACAAGGTGGCCCGGAAGCTGGTGGGCAGATGGGTCTGGCAGCCAGGCAGGATTTCGTCGCACAGGCAGAGCGCCGGTCAACAGTTTCCATCTATGTGCTCTGCCGGGTTCTCCTTGAGGTCATGTCACAAAGCACGCTGGCCTCCATCACGCCGGAaatggaggagaagctggaatCGATCATTTTCGGCCAGTTGAAGATGTCAGAGACAGAGCAGCTGATGCTGTCGCCTCTGAAACTGGCCAACTGGAATTTGTTCGCTCAGCTCCTTGGTGTCATGAGCGACATCGACTTCAACAGCGTGACTGCCCGATTCGTCACCGACTTGGATCGCTCACTGCAAGAGTTGGCGGCTAGAAGCCCCCATGTCGAAAGCAGACTAGAGCTTGTTCTGGGCGGCATGAAGCATCTCCGCATCAAAACTTCACCGGCGGCAGCGTGGGATCAATCCTGCGACTTCATGGCATCTCTTGGCAAGCTGTTTGGCCGGTCCAAAGGTGGCAGGGTCAAATCGGCCTTCTGCCAGGTCCTCGAGATGCTCATGCTGCCCATTGCAGCTGAAGCAAACAACAGTGATATTGCCCACCCAAAGTGGGCCGAGGTTCTCTCCACCATCTGTCCTCGTCTGGCAGAAATCATGGCCAAGCCACGGCACTGGATCTACGCCTTTCCCCTGACTGCCACTATGCTCTGCGTCTCCCCCCCAGAGACTTTTGTCAGCCAATGGAACCAGCTGATCTACCCGTTGCCACCCAAACTCAAGGATCGAGAGACCAGGCCAATATGCATGCAGGTCGTTTCTAGACTCGTGTGGACATACCTCTACCGCACAACAGAGAGCAATAACGGGCCTACAAAAAGGTTGGATGATGTGATGAGGACGGTGCTTCCGAATCCCAAGAAGCCTTACAGTGCAATAGACACCGCCGTTGTTGAGCCTCTGATACAGATCATTAGATTTGTTGGATATAAACACCCAGAACACTGTTTCAAGACTATCATCTTCCCCTTGATCAGTGCTGATCTATTCGAGAAAAAGGACAGGGAACTCAGAATCGAACAACTGGATCCTGACCGGATGGTTGTGGGAATCCGGGCTTTTCTTACTGTTATGGCGGACTTGGAGAAGGGCGACAAGGGCAAACCGCCATTCCCGCAGGTATACGCTCATACTCATGCTCATGAAGTGATgacaccaacctcgccagTACTGCAATCGCCCGTGGGCGCTCCAACAGTTCCCCCAGCGGCGTTGTCCGCTGGAGAGAAGCTCTCTAAGCCAGTCATGATTTCTTCTTTGACCCGAGAGGTCCGGGCGAACTACAACAAGTTCTGTGAAATTCTCAACAAAATCACTATCATCTGCGATAATACTTTTGGTGGCCAGGCAGCATTGGACGAGAAGTTTGAGAGGTTCAACAGCCCTGGTCCCAAAACACCCATTACCGAAACCTTCAACTTTAGTCGGCGAGATGACCATTCGAATCCTCAGGACCAGAAGCAGGCATTTTATGAACTACTTCACGTAGCCGTACAAGCCATACCTCGATGTCTGTCTCCAGACATACCCATACCTTTCAACACTCTCATCAATCTGCTCTGTACCGGAACGGCCCATGTCCAATCAAATATTGCCGAATCCTCGGCGCAGTCTCTGAAGGCTATCGCTCGACAGTCACATGCCCATCAGGTCACAATGGGCTTCGCACGGTTCATCTTCAATTTCGATGACCGCTATTCAACCATGTCAGATGGCGGCATGCTGGGACCTGGCCATATTGAGAAGACTTTGATGCTTTATATCGAACTTCTTCATATCTGGATTGAGGAAATCAAGCAAAAGACGAGGGAGGCCACGACTGAAAACGGTGAGCCCACTGGCGATAAGCGTGGGATCAAACTTGACTTGTCCAGCGTATGGGCAGAAGTCGATCAAGTCGAGGCACATGGCCTGTTCTTCCTATGCTCACAATCTCGACGTGTTCGATATCACGCGGTCAACGTGCTACGATTGATCAGGGAGTTTGACGGTGTCTTAAGAAAGccaggcggtggtgggcaagaGACACAGAGACTTATTGACATCCTCGAAAATGACTCCATGCAAGTCATGAACTTCAATGATGAACAGTTATCAGTAGCGGAACGCAGCCGCCAGCAGCGAGGGATGCAGACAAACAGCCAAGGAGCCTTGATCGAACTCTGCACCAGCGATATGTCCTATGACACAACCCTGTGGTTCAAGATCTTCCCCAACTTTATCCGAATCGCCTTTGACAAATGCCCCTTCACTATCACATTAACACGAGATCTGGTCTGCGAGCGGATTCTTCAGCTTTACAAGGTCATCACAGTACTCTCGGAGCCATCACGAGGGTTATATTACAACGACATCAATAGTGCCCGCCTCACAGCCAAGACGCCAACAAGCCAGcaagagggtgttgttgagcagTGGAAGCTGTACCTTGTATTTGCGTGCACAACGTTGGCAGATCCGGGCAGTGGTCCCAATGGAGCGAGCAATGGGCAACATGGTCGGAAGGGGTCTACGGCTGCCGAAAAGATTGGTTCAGCCCGCACTCTCTTCAAATACCTAAATCCCTTGCTCTCCGTCTCGTCCGCCTCGATACGGGAAGCAGTAGTAATAGCGATGGGCTCTATCAACGTCCACATCTATCGCACTCTTCTCGAGGAACTTCAAGGCCATGTCGGGCGCTGCAATGATGACGCTAGGCAGCGGATTCATCAGCGTACCAACAGCAGTCCGCGACGGAACCGAAAGATGGATATATTACGGACTGAAATCACTCATGTCTACAAGTTGACATCACACTTCTTGAAGCAACAGGAAGTGTACCAGGATGAGTGGATTCTCAATAATCTGGTCGGATATGCCAAGGACCTCAAGATCTTTTTGATGGATGGCGAAGTTCAAATGGACTGGGAGTTCCAGAAACTCAGGCGTCATTATTGCGGGCTTATGGAGGAGCTTTTTGAGGGTATCAACCGAACCAATGATCCATCTAGATGGATGACATTTGAAGCTCGAAAGTCGGCATTTGCTCTGATGGAGGATTGGTGCGGTTTCTCGCCGAACCAGCCACAAATCCGACAAAGAGAAGACAACATGAGGAAGTCAGTGATTGATCAAAAGGCTGTGGGTGAACGTGGCACTGTCACAGCAGCTATGGAGATTGAAAAGAGGAACCTTAGAACGGCGGCACTCAGTGCCATGGCGTCCCTATGCGGCGGACCCATCAGCCTTACCACCGACGGTAGCTCTTCTCGGCAGTTCGATGTGAGGCGGATGCTGGCTTGGATTGAGGCCATCTTCAATTCTGGCAGCGATCGTATGAATGTCATCGGCAGGAGAGCTCTCAAGAACCTGATTGTCCACAACCAGGAGTTTGTATATCTCCTCGAACACTGCATCTCGCGATGCTACCTTGCTGAAGTGCCCAAGGTGCTGGAGAGTTACTTTACTGTCGTGACTGAGGTCATTCTGGAACACCCCAAGAACCCCTGCCCCTTTTGGAAGCTTCTGGGTCTTTGTCTGTTTATGCTGGGTAACGACCAAAGCAAAATCAGATCTAAGGCGGCACACCTCCTTCGAGCACTTGAAGAGcgccaaccacaacccaagAGCTCCAAACTCCAAGACTTCGACATTAGTATATCGGATAAGACAAAGGCTGTCTACAAGCTCGCTCAGTTCGAGATATCCAAGAGGCTGGCCAAACGACACACCGAACTGGCGTTTCACATCTTCTCCGAGTTTACGTTCTACTTTAAGGAACAACAAGGATCAGCCCAAAGGAACATCGTGGCTGTCATCCTTCCTTGGGTACAATCAGTCGAACTCAAAGTCGACCCGAATGGCGGTCCGATTGCCCAATCATATGTACTGCTGGCCAACCTGCTCGAACTCACCATCAAGTCTAGTGCGGCTTTGCACAATGAAGTGCAGGCACTCTGGCAGGCGTTGGCTACGGGACCCCATCCTGGGAATGTGAGACTCATCCTCGATTTTATCATGTCGCTTTGTCTTGAGCGGAGGGAGCAAAACTTTGTCGAATATGCCAAGCAGATTGTGGTCTTTTTGGCGAGTACCAGTATCACCCCGGGCAACAAGGTGGTGGAATTCTTGTTGTCGCAGATCACGCCTAAGACGATGGTTCCGAATGAGAAGCGGgaagcttctcctccgccgccggaTAATATTGAGAAGCTGCCTTACTATGCGGATTTGGCCGTAGTCCTTCCTGTTGGTACGAAGCAGGCTGGCTTTTCGCTTGGACAACTgtctttgatcttgttggTGGATCTCATGGTTGCGCCTGTGAGCCTTACCGCGGAGAATGTCCCTAATCTTTTGCAGGTGGTGACGGTGCTCTGGGATCACTACACGCCATTGGTGCAGGAGCAGGCTCGGGAGATGCTGGTGCATTTGATTCATGAGCTTGTCATCTCTcagcttgatgatgatgccccgGTGGAGAAAAGGAAGTCGATTGAGGATCTCATTGATGCTATTCGACGCCATGACCGGTCTGTGGTGTGGGGGTACGAGGACAGCAATGGCAAGGTCAACGAGCATGACAATAAAGTCCCTCCGAGTATGGAGTATCTGACCACCGAGGTTGTCAAGACTTTTGAGCTTACCTTCCCTGGCATCAAAGACCAATGGGGCCGGCTATCACTCACGTGGGCAACCTCGTGTCCTGTCAGACATCTTGCCTGTCGGTCTTTTCAGATTTTCAGGTGTATTCTCACTTCGTTGGATCAGCATATGCTTGGGGACATGCTCGCTCGCTTGTCGAACACTATTGCGGACGAGGATATGGAGATTCAGTCGTTTTCGATGGAGATACTCACTACCTTTAAGACCCTGATCGTCAAGCTTGATGCAGAGAAGCTGTTGGCTCTTCCACAACTCTTCTGGACGACATGTGCCTGTCTAGAGTCAATCAATGAGTGCGAGTTTCTGGAAGCAGTGGAGATACTGAATGAGTTCTTGGACAAACTGGACTTTGGGTCTGCCAATGTGCGAAGGCTTCTCTATGATGGACAGCCTTCCAAGTGGGATGGGCCGTTTGAGGGTTTGCAGCCACTTCTTTACAAGGGGTTGCGGTCGTCGACGTGTCTGGACTCGACATTGCGGACGCTGGAAAGACTTGTGCAGTTGCCGAGCGATGCCCTGATTGGAGACGATACTCGTCTGTTCTTTACCATCATTGCCAACTTGCCAAGGCTTCTGAATGTTATTGATCAGAAGATattggaggaagaggtggttcAGACGGCGAACTCGCTGATGAGTGTTGCGTACGAGCGAGAGTTGAGGAGTATTGCGCTGGTTCTTGACAAGTACCTGGCGAACATGTACTCATCTGGGGAAGACTTTGTCTCGCAGATGCTGGCAGCTCTTCAAGACTACTTTCTGCCAGCACTTGACTTTCATATGATTGCCATGCTGATGGGCTTCCTGACCAACGCGACTGCCTgggtcaagatcaagacgatgaggattCTCAGGGTAATCATCCCCGAAGTCGACATGAGGAAGCCGGAAATCGCGAGCCATGGCTCAGATATGATTTCACCCTTGCTACGACTGTTGCAAACAGAGTACTGCATGGAAGCCCTCGAGGTTCTTGATAACATCATGACCATGTCCGGTTCCACCATGGACAAGCAGCACCTCCGCATGAGCATGACCCGACCCACCTCCAAGGCCGTCCGAAAAGAATACGAGCGCACTCAAAGTCTCTTTGGCATCCCAGAAACTTCCGGTTGGGCGATTCCCATGCCAGCCAAAAAGACTGACTCTACCCGCGCCAACATCCACGCCGCATTCTACATGTGCCAGTtgatcgaaggcatagccGCCgagccaaccccaacgcccgAGGTTGAATTCCACAACGATGAGTTCCCCTATGGCTATTTCTCCACCTCGGACAGGGCGGACACCATGATGTCAGACGACATAAGGGATAACCCCCCCATGGGCGACCTCGTCTCCAAACTTGACAGCCTAGACGACTTCTTCGACGACCTCTCCACCAGCCCACCGTCCGATGGCCGTTCCTCCAGGACAGTGACAGAATTCTCCCCTGACGCCTTCGAATCCGACGCTCAACTCTACGACGAGCAAATCCTCCCTATTCTGCACCAGGCTTCCTCAAACACAAGTAGCATGTCCTTCCAAAATGGCTTTGCCGATCGTCCCTCTTTTGTCTTGCCAACAAACGGTCTAGTAGCAGCCAACACGATGACGCCGGGGGCGTTCTCGGTAACTATGACCGGCACTGGAGGCGGCCCAGGTCCCGCAAACATCACTCCGCCAAGCGCTATCCTCCGTCCTGGTCTTCACGCTCGTTCGGTAACTTCCCCTTCGGCACCGTATCACCATCAGCTGGATTTTGCCTCGGAAGACGAGCATGATACACCCCAGCAGCAGGATTTTGTGGAGGATGTCTTTtctgatggggatgatgaacGCCCAACTACGGATGGAGGGAATGGGAATAGTAGTCCGTTTTTCTTGGAGAGCATGATTAGGAAGGGGGGCTTGAGAGgaaggttgaggggggtggggacTGGAGGGACAAGGGAGAGGTTGCCTAGTGTGCAGGGGGTGTCACCAAGATCTCAACAGCAGTCACGAGCGCCGTCTGCAatggggggagagggatttgAGGGGGCGAGAGAGCAGGGGATGGTGTTGCAGCAGAGGTTGCAgatgggtggttttggggggcagGGGTTTGGGAATAGGGAGTTGTTGTAG